The Flammeovirga kamogawensis genome includes a region encoding these proteins:
- a CDS encoding PQQ-binding-like beta-propeller repeat protein: protein MILNFTLNTQNIVQYRCGQLIKIIAIICLIQLEVRAQENDFVYDFNKNESLDWTADNTSFWAIEKDPTNTIDAMHLKVISNPKLKHIYSIETGKTILNVSTAVRDKTTYIVASDFDGLLMGIDYDGNILWQNELSGYTNHDIWCEDITKDGNDEILAANADGTLYCLDHNGQLLWSYKHTEAPLFSVTVAHHDGNAYVVTGGFEMSILYINKDGGLEKEIKNTSYSVDKAWGKDVIPTGKKHINNFLKKFYDEEGSERLLVQGTHNGNAGDGTLYFFEPFEDTPYEIVSADLGKPVGGLNVVKVDGKVKVLMGTSTAVTDSQFEVYDLKDKTREYIFFPDIQKEFDRFGYRIVEPEVIEFEGKTNYLTLFGSRIFLFSTTYSSDDERKIIPNNYAFNDLFKDTQNNRLLLASAQSGGSCIHVIDINNNDWVEEFPALEPPGNIAKILDNSASVREQVASFQRPNREREPLEVYFVSDEKDEYTGPIIEAMNSNSYGAQFYANKHMPKVENWDRSAMENETYKNKRDGRKKYTLTQDEVLSTLTPLYEEGIGLNTWGGHGNDPYFYSVDTKKKLIDAAKGKRINFIYPELESTSAEFEFVMNDLLYPLAEYGKGKNLTISIRTKHLFWSSVIYKPFWSRVLSGEFSDVFVPSMEETTDKTMEISIAARMGVWSSGALDNWGVRSARDNPSYIRLRQRSHQMLPNHFLRQMVYNISCGARYINNFAVDQQYTSVLWEMVEKGVIYVPKREEIVSISPVHLSIINPTERFIHDGNRVKWLTWFDEGRKDETNMLFDRLNGSWPASPTNEWDFSRITANVKDRRLNFLPTYPNGIVLITPPQNKHFVPEELPRGNLVDHLHPLYKDILSEFISDGDQFYSADGNSSFTAPSYSATFKEEIEEKAKLLPLNVTGDVAWVAAQSDAKHLRVTLIDGGYLNPSAKTAKLTFHTVNPVKITDILSGKTISVSSGEAEVEIPCGGFIFLDVELQTAL from the coding sequence TTTGGGCTATTGAAAAAGACCCAACCAATACCATAGATGCAATGCATTTAAAGGTAATTTCTAATCCCAAATTAAAGCACATATACAGTATTGAAACAGGAAAAACAATACTAAATGTAAGCACAGCAGTAAGAGACAAAACTACATATATTGTTGCAAGTGATTTCGATGGATTGCTTATGGGGATAGATTATGATGGGAATATCCTTTGGCAAAATGAGTTGTCTGGCTATACGAATCACGATATTTGGTGCGAAGATATTACCAAAGATGGAAACGATGAAATTCTAGCTGCTAATGCAGATGGTACTTTATATTGCCTTGATCATAATGGACAACTTCTTTGGTCATACAAGCATACAGAAGCTCCTTTGTTTTCGGTTACAGTAGCACATCACGATGGAAATGCATACGTAGTAACGGGTGGGTTTGAAATGAGTATTCTGTATATAAATAAAGATGGTGGGTTAGAAAAAGAAATCAAAAACACATCCTATTCAGTAGATAAGGCTTGGGGGAAAGATGTAATTCCAACAGGGAAAAAACATATCAATAATTTTTTGAAAAAGTTTTATGATGAAGAAGGGAGCGAGCGTTTATTAGTTCAAGGTACTCACAATGGAAATGCTGGCGATGGAACTTTATACTTTTTTGAACCTTTTGAAGATACTCCTTACGAAATTGTAAGTGCAGATTTAGGAAAACCAGTAGGAGGTTTAAACGTTGTGAAAGTAGACGGTAAAGTAAAAGTATTGATGGGGACATCTACAGCTGTAACAGATTCTCAATTTGAGGTATATGACTTAAAAGATAAAACTCGTGAATACATATTCTTCCCAGATATCCAAAAAGAATTTGATAGGTTTGGTTATAGAATTGTAGAACCTGAAGTGATAGAATTTGAGGGGAAAACAAATTACTTAACGTTGTTTGGTTCACGTATTTTTCTGTTTTCCACTACATATAGTTCAGATGACGAACGTAAAATAATACCAAATAACTATGCATTTAATGACCTTTTTAAAGATACTCAAAATAACCGTTTATTATTGGCTAGTGCTCAGAGTGGTGGTTCTTGTATTCATGTTATAGATATTAATAATAACGATTGGGTAGAGGAGTTTCCTGCATTGGAACCTCCTGGTAATATTGCTAAAATTTTAGATAATTCAGCTTCAGTTAGAGAACAAGTAGCTAGTTTTCAAAGACCAAATAGGGAGAGAGAACCGCTAGAAGTTTATTTTGTATCTGATGAAAAAGATGAATATACAGGGCCTATAATTGAGGCCATGAATTCTAATTCTTATGGTGCTCAGTTTTATGCCAATAAGCACATGCCCAAAGTAGAAAACTGGGACAGGTCTGCAATGGAAAATGAGACTTATAAAAATAAGAGAGATGGGCGTAAAAAATATACACTTACACAAGATGAAGTATTATCGACGTTAACACCACTTTATGAAGAAGGAATTGGTTTAAATACGTGGGGAGGGCATGGAAATGATCCTTATTTTTATAGTGTAGATACAAAGAAAAAACTTATTGATGCAGCTAAGGGAAAACGGATCAATTTTATATATCCAGAGTTAGAAAGTACATCAGCAGAGTTTGAATTTGTGATGAATGATCTCCTCTATCCTTTGGCAGAATATGGGAAAGGTAAAAACCTTACAATTAGCATTCGTACAAAACATTTATTCTGGTCATCGGTTATTTACAAACCGTTTTGGAGTAGGGTATTGAGTGGTGAGTTTTCTGATGTTTTTGTCCCTTCAATGGAAGAAACAACAGATAAAACAATGGAAATTTCTATTGCTGCAAGAATGGGTGTTTGGTCTAGTGGAGCATTAGATAATTGGGGGGTAAGAAGTGCAAGAGACAACCCTAGTTATATTCGTTTACGCCAGCGTTCGCATCAAATGTTACCCAATCATTTCTTACGCCAAATGGTATACAATATTTCTTGTGGTGCACGTTATATCAATAATTTTGCAGTAGACCAGCAGTACACAAGTGTGCTATGGGAAATGGTAGAAAAAGGTGTGATTTATGTGCCTAAAAGAGAAGAAATCGTCAGCATATCGCCAGTGCATTTAAGCATTATTAATCCTACAGAAAGGTTTATTCATGATGGCAATAGAGTAAAATGGTTAACATGGTTTGATGAAGGTAGAAAGGACGAGACAAACATGCTTTTTGATAGATTGAATGGCTCTTGGCCTGCATCTCCAACAAACGAATGGGATTTTTCTAGAATAACTGCAAACGTGAAAGATAGACGTTTAAATTTCTTACCCACATATCCGAATGGTATTGTGCTAATTACGCCACCGCAAAACAAGCATTTTGTGCCAGAAGAGTTACCAAGAGGTAATTTAGTAGATCATTTACACCCTTTATATAAAGATATTCTTTCTGAATTTATTTCTGATGGAGATCAATTTTATTCAGCAGATGGGAATTCGTCCTTTACAGCACCTTCATATTCTGCCACTTTTAAAGAAGAAATTGAAGAAAAAGCAAAACTACTTCCACTTAATGTAACGGGTGATGTTGCATGGGTTGCAGCACAGTCAGATGCCAAACACCTAAGAGTAACATTAATAGATGGAGGGTATTTAAATCCAAGCGCTAAAACTGCAAAATTAACTTTTCATACAGTAAATCCAGTGAAAATTACAGACATACTTTCTGGTAAAACAATAAGCGTTTCTTCTGGAGAAGCAGAAGTAGAAATTCCTTGCGGTGGCTTTATTTTCTTAGATGTAGAATTACAAACAGCATTATAA
- a CDS encoding T9SS type A sorting domain-containing protein, whose product MSYINISIIVLMVSSFFLDARATTNSLLSDTLSGPIVSTVLESNTLFVDVLEAGEYNLSIDVFLTSENTLNKFYFQFLDPWVSVPFTLNTIEKGKWITLTQKVKLSVPIEQGKVRFQIPLKNDELVTANVYFGTIQIEKVSDVTDIITDRNIVKVYPNPTQNVINVSGKGIQGVFIYNVQGQLMKEVVADFENIALSSFRKGVYILRIQMTDKSFKNRKIIVN is encoded by the coding sequence ATGTCTTACATTAATATATCAATAATAGTTTTAATGGTGTCATCATTTTTTTTAGACGCTAGAGCAACAACAAATAGTTTACTCTCAGATACATTATCTGGACCTATAGTCTCGACTGTTTTAGAAAGTAACACTTTATTTGTAGATGTGTTGGAAGCAGGAGAATACAATCTATCTATAGATGTTTTTTTAACGTCAGAGAATACCTTAAATAAGTTCTATTTTCAATTTTTAGATCCTTGGGTTTCTGTTCCCTTTACACTAAATACCATAGAAAAAGGAAAATGGATAACACTTACACAAAAGGTTAAGTTAAGTGTACCAATAGAACAAGGGAAAGTCCGTTTTCAAATACCGTTAAAAAATGATGAGCTAGTAACTGCAAATGTATATTTCGGGACAATTCAAATTGAAAAAGTAAGTGATGTAACTGACATCATTACAGATAGGAACATTGTAAAGGTATATCCAAATCCTACTCAAAATGTTATAAATGTTAGTGGGAAAGGGATTCAAGGTGTTTTTATCTACAATGTTCAAGGTCAACTAATGAAAGAAGTGGTAGCAGATTTTGAAAATATTGCACTCTCTTCTTTTAGAAAAGGTGTATATATTTTACGAATTCAGATGACAGATAAGTCATTTAAGAACAGGAAAATAATAGTTAATTAA
- a CDS encoding S41 family peptidase — MKTLFSFMICLGISIQLFAQSENVTSYTLEDYTEDLEVLHSILDNKHPNINEYLTPQEIAKKREQSLSTLTKEPTFNNFIKALDYVGDGHLSYSLTDEIVDEKIREYLYFPLGIYFNNGKMYVNATDQELPYGTEITHINNQPIDEILAYLNKYISGDGFNKSNTEAYSSNMFFINYAYFFEQQPTQFSIKYNELKTGKNKVIKLNSISYYEAYDIAKKLVYPINYYEKEQSIYGRYYTDKKVGVLTVNSFDLSETYAYKKFSEFFKKMNQEKYNDVIIDIRNNFGGDPNISALLFSFLTDTTFKHNFNYKMKSIKLKKEYLVDENRSPFKNELIDDYENYLYQRFDTLNNEYVGNERLFDNLVRNYPNDKDNYTGNVYVLVGGKTFSAAVYFADIFDRHHRGEIIGRNTGGDKNQTFAGMFIFYELPNTKILVRLPLFKLMFSNQDVPMGPLKPTITIPEKDFERYFKLKQDADMQFIFDNLIHHKN; from the coding sequence ATGAAAACACTATTTTCTTTTATGATATGTCTTGGCATATCAATTCAACTATTTGCTCAGTCTGAAAATGTAACGTCTTATACTTTAGAAGATTATACAGAAGACCTAGAAGTTCTTCATTCAATTCTAGACAATAAACATCCTAATATTAATGAGTACCTTACTCCTCAAGAAATAGCAAAAAAGAGGGAGCAATCACTTAGTACACTTACAAAAGAGCCAACTTTCAATAATTTTATTAAGGCATTAGATTATGTAGGAGACGGGCATTTATCGTATTCACTAACAGATGAAATTGTTGATGAAAAAATTAGAGAATACTTATATTTCCCTCTTGGAATATATTTTAATAACGGGAAAATGTATGTCAATGCTACGGATCAAGAATTACCTTATGGAACAGAAATAACTCATATCAATAATCAACCTATTGATGAAATATTAGCATACCTTAATAAGTATATTAGTGGAGATGGTTTTAACAAAAGCAATACAGAAGCCTATTCATCCAACATGTTCTTCATAAATTATGCTTACTTTTTTGAACAACAGCCAACTCAATTTTCAATTAAATATAATGAGTTAAAAACAGGAAAAAATAAAGTTATCAAACTAAACTCTATTAGTTATTATGAAGCTTATGATATTGCTAAGAAACTAGTTTACCCTATCAATTATTACGAAAAAGAACAATCGATTTATGGTAGATATTATACAGATAAAAAGGTTGGTGTTCTGACAGTTAATTCTTTTGATTTATCAGAAACCTATGCTTATAAGAAGTTTAGTGAATTCTTTAAAAAAATGAATCAAGAAAAATATAACGATGTTATAATTGATATTAGAAACAATTTTGGGGGTGATCCTAATATTTCTGCTTTATTATTTTCTTTCTTAACAGACACTACATTTAAGCACAACTTCAATTATAAAATGAAGTCTATAAAACTTAAAAAAGAATATTTAGTTGATGAAAATAGAAGTCCTTTTAAAAATGAATTGATTGATGACTATGAAAATTATTTATATCAAAGGTTTGATACTTTAAATAATGAATACGTTGGTAATGAAAGACTTTTTGATAATCTAGTAAGAAATTACCCTAACGATAAAGACAATTATACAGGAAATGTATATGTTTTGGTAGGTGGAAAAACATTCTCTGCTGCAGTATATTTTGCCGATATTTTTGATAGGCATCACCGTGGTGAAATAATTGGTAGAAACACAGGAGGAGATAAAAATCAGACTTTTGCTGGTATGTTTATTTTTTATGAATTACCAAATACAAAAATCTTAGTAAGATTACCATTATTTAAGCTGATGTTCTCTAATCAAGATGTACCAATGGGACCATTAAAACCAACGATTACAATTCCTGAAAAGGACTTTGAAAGATATTTCAAATTGAAACAAGATGCAGATATGCAATTCATTTTTGATAATTTAATTCATCATAAAAATTAA
- a CDS encoding peroxiredoxin family protein, with protein sequence MKTILFFLFCSTILSTHSIAIDNERVNSSTLDTTQSTVKIITLDQLEAIVTKSPKKYVLLEITATWCSPCVKDVMELIKRKKEFDALNVELVFLFEKNSKIQHIEKLVPPNYRSFIVNTKGKKPKQNMKEIGLKLFPDLNEFYYSWPLSHFALVDKNMNRLLHHDPVNDSTDILLKIKELNTL encoded by the coding sequence ATGAAAACTATATTGTTTTTTCTATTTTGTAGTACAATATTGAGTACACATTCTATTGCTATAGATAATGAGAGAGTAAACTCTTCAACTCTTGATACAACTCAATCTACAGTCAAAATTATTACATTAGATCAGCTAGAAGCTATAGTTACTAAATCTCCTAAAAAATATGTTTTACTAGAGATAACAGCTACGTGGTGTTCCCCTTGTGTTAAGGATGTAATGGAGTTGATAAAAAGAAAAAAAGAGTTTGATGCATTAAATGTTGAGCTAGTATTTTTGTTTGAGAAGAACTCGAAAATTCAGCATATAGAGAAGCTTGTTCCTCCAAACTATAGAAGCTTTATTGTAAATACTAAAGGGAAAAAACCAAAACAAAATATGAAGGAAATAGGTTTGAAATTATTTCCAGATTTGAATGAGTTTTATTATAGTTGGCCTTTGTCTCACTTTGCTTTAGTAGATAAAAATATGAATAGGTTACTTCATCACGATCCAGTGAATGATAGTACTGATATACTCCTAAAAATTAAAGAACTAAACACCTTATAA
- a CDS encoding FAD-dependent oxidoreductase, translating to MKRRDFFKKSSGAVIASSLLPLTGNAKEKKNITFDVGDRDKDNWFQVGEGKKGVPNRNKTISCDVVVVGAGIAGICAAVASARTGAKTILLSDRSVIGGNASSEIRVTVNGVQNLKNDHKVERETGIIEEFQIENWYYNPQESYPMWDHVIYDYCTRQENLTVMVNTQAIDATTDKDKITSILCWQGSTETYYSINAKMFCDCSGDGLMAAQAGAEYRTGREARTEFGESFAPEKADGWQMGASVMMITKDMGRPVKYIPPTFAIKYEAEKMHDRKIKQMKEGFWWVELGSDFDIVADQEENRHKLLGYMHGVWDYVKNSGNYPESENIALDWVGSVPGRRESRRFMGDYLLNQNDLQNYKHFPDAVAYGGWSLDEHCPGGIESPDQRPSYFHAKFNKLYEVPFRSLYSKNISNLLFAGRNVSVTHMALSSTRIQATCGLMGQASGTAAALCVKNNWTPRKIANNKIDVLQEQLLRDDVFIPNRPAKDPKDLLRNANTIIASSTNSGNVKLLTNGISRKEIGKVNHWESKGINAYLQMEWEKPIYLSSVEFKGDTNLQRKIMMHKNPEKNKGQIIGIPPELVKSAIVEVRKNGVWQTVSSVDNNITRLVKMQFDQVKTTGVRLRLKETWGKENITLFEVRCYA from the coding sequence ATGAAAAGGAGAGACTTTTTTAAGAAATCATCTGGGGCAGTAATAGCCTCTAGTTTATTACCACTAACAGGCAACGCAAAAGAGAAAAAGAACATTACTTTTGATGTAGGAGATAGAGATAAAGACAACTGGTTTCAAGTTGGTGAAGGGAAGAAAGGAGTACCCAATAGAAATAAAACAATCTCTTGTGATGTAGTAGTAGTTGGAGCAGGAATAGCAGGAATCTGTGCTGCGGTGGCATCAGCTAGAACAGGAGCAAAGACAATTCTTTTGAGTGATCGTTCTGTGATTGGAGGGAATGCGTCTTCAGAAATTCGAGTAACCGTTAATGGGGTTCAGAATTTGAAAAATGACCATAAAGTAGAAAGAGAAACAGGCATTATAGAGGAGTTTCAGATAGAGAATTGGTATTATAATCCTCAAGAATCCTACCCTATGTGGGACCATGTAATTTACGATTATTGTACGCGCCAAGAAAACCTAACTGTAATGGTTAATACTCAGGCCATTGATGCAACTACTGACAAAGATAAAATAACGTCAATCTTGTGCTGGCAAGGGTCTACAGAAACTTATTATTCCATTAATGCTAAAATGTTTTGTGACTGTTCTGGAGATGGTTTAATGGCTGCACAAGCAGGAGCAGAATACAGAACTGGAAGAGAAGCAAGAACTGAGTTTGGTGAATCTTTTGCTCCTGAAAAAGCAGACGGTTGGCAAATGGGAGCATCTGTTATGATGATTACAAAAGATATGGGGCGCCCAGTAAAATATATTCCTCCAACATTTGCAATAAAGTACGAAGCAGAGAAAATGCATGACCGTAAAATTAAGCAAATGAAAGAGGGGTTCTGGTGGGTAGAACTAGGTAGTGATTTTGATATTGTTGCAGATCAAGAAGAAAATAGACATAAATTATTGGGGTACATGCATGGTGTTTGGGACTATGTCAAAAACTCTGGAAACTATCCAGAATCCGAAAATATTGCATTAGATTGGGTAGGTTCAGTACCAGGCAGAAGAGAGTCACGTAGGTTTATGGGAGACTACCTTCTTAATCAAAATGATTTACAAAATTACAAGCATTTTCCAGATGCAGTTGCCTATGGAGGTTGGTCGTTAGATGAACATTGCCCAGGTGGAATAGAAAGCCCAGATCAGCGTCCAAGTTATTTCCATGCAAAATTTAATAAACTATACGAAGTACCCTTTAGAAGTTTATATTCTAAGAACATTAGTAATCTGCTTTTTGCCGGCAGGAATGTAAGTGTTACCCACATGGCACTGTCTTCTACAAGAATTCAAGCAACATGTGGTTTAATGGGACAAGCTTCTGGAACTGCAGCAGCATTGTGCGTTAAAAACAATTGGACACCTCGGAAAATTGCGAACAATAAGATTGATGTATTGCAGGAGCAGTTACTTCGTGATGATGTTTTTATTCCTAACAGACCTGCAAAAGATCCTAAAGATTTACTACGTAACGCAAATACAATCATTGCCTCCTCTACCAACTCTGGTAATGTGAAATTATTAACCAATGGAATTTCTAGGAAAGAAATTGGAAAAGTAAACCATTGGGAATCAAAAGGAATTAATGCATATTTACAAATGGAATGGGAAAAGCCTATTTATCTATCTAGCGTTGAATTTAAAGGAGATACCAACCTTCAGCGTAAGATTATGATGCATAAAAACCCTGAAAAAAATAAAGGACAAATCATCGGAATTCCTCCAGAATTAGTGAAATCTGCAATAGTAGAAGTTAGAAAAAATGGAGTTTGGCAAACTGTAAGCTCAGTGGATAACAATATTACTCGACTAGTTAAAATGCAATTTGATCAAGTAAAAACTACTGGTGTTAGATTACGTCTTAAAGAAACTTGGGGCAAAGAAAATATTACATTATTTGAAGTTCGTTGTTACGCATAA